The Lysobacter gummosus genome includes a region encoding these proteins:
- a CDS encoding trypco2 family protein, whose protein sequence is MTRANEILFQTLYQLGRAMDIQEFVKSTLVQIAQGVREAQQEVRDAGGIANPSTGGGIYNREVSHIDFDLAVVVQRSTEAGGGAKLEIPTVFSIGGSGKGSDSSQQTSRIAFKVPFVYPFDEKTQADILEQKRKNERAIREINTGGY, encoded by the coding sequence ATGACGCGTGCAAATGAAATCCTGTTTCAGACGCTCTATCAACTAGGAAGAGCTATGGATATTCAAGAGTTCGTTAAATCAACGTTGGTTCAGATCGCCCAAGGGGTCCGTGAAGCTCAGCAAGAGGTTCGCGACGCTGGAGGAATTGCGAACCCTTCTACTGGAGGTGGAATCTACAATCGTGAGGTATCACACATAGATTTTGACCTTGCCGTGGTCGTTCAACGTTCTACAGAGGCAGGCGGTGGAGCCAAGTTAGAGATCCCAACTGTTTTTTCTATTGGTGGCAGTGGCAAAGGTTCTGACTCATCCCAACAGACAAGTCGTATCGCTTTCAAAGTGCCCTTCGTTTACCCATTCGATGAGAAAACGCAGGCCGATATTCTTGAGCAAAAACGCAAAAACGAAAGGGCAATTCGTGAGATCAACACCGGTGGATATTGA
- a CDS encoding IS3 family transposase (programmed frameshift), whose product MSAKRYTDEFKIEAVRQIVEYGRPVAEVAERLGVSVHSLYGWRRQQGKSDVVRRVEKDQNADVRRLKAELRRVTEERDIPKKSRRVLCQGVKVKYAFMKQHADEFGLAAMCRVLGINRSGYYAWLHAPASARARDDQRLLGLIKHSWLESGSIYGHRKITTDLRELGETCSKHRVARLMKQEGLRAMVGYGRRPRPLSGPIGAVANNVLAREFTAQEPNRAWVTDITYIRTHEGFLYLAVVLDLFSRRIVGWATRPTQHSDLVLQALLAAVWRRKPAPGLLLHSDQGSQFTSEDWQSFLKAHGIVCSMSRRGNCHDNAAMESFFQLLKRERVKQRIYHTHDKARGDVFDYIELFYNPKRRHSSNNGLSPIEFERRYALNG is encoded by the exons ATGAGCGCGAAGCGATACACCGATGAGTTCAAGATCGAAGCGGTCCGTCAGATCGTGGAGTACGGGCGGCCGGTGGCCGAAGTAGCCGAGCGCCTGGGCGTGTCGGTGCACAGCCTGTACGGCTGGCGGCGTCAGCAAGGCAAAAGCGATGTGGTTCGTCGTGTGGAAAAAGATCAGAACGCGGACGTGCGACGCCTGAAGGCAGAACTTCGGCGCGTGACTGAAGAACGAGACATCC CTAAAAAAAGCCGCCGCGTACTTTGCCAAGGGGTAAAGGTGAAGTACGCCTTCATGAAGCAGCACGCCGACGAGTTCGGCCTGGCCGCAATGTGCCGTGTCTTGGGCATAAACCGCAGCGGTTACTACGCTTGGCTTCACGCGCCGGCCAGTGCGCGTGCACGCGACGACCAACGTCTGTTGGGATTGATCAAGCACAGTTGGTTGGAAAGCGGCTCGATCTACGGCCATCGCAAGATCACCACGGACCTGCGCGAGTTGGGTGAAACGTGCAGCAAACACCGCGTTGCGCGTTTGATGAAGCAAGAAGGGCTGCGCGCCATGGTGGGCTACGGCCGGCGGCCGCGGCCGTTGAGCGGGCCGATCGGCGCCGTCGCCAACAACGTGCTGGCGCGTGAGTTCACAGCGCAAGAACCCAATCGGGCCTGGGTGACCGACATCACCTACATTCGCACCCACGAAGGCTTCTTGTACTTGGCCGTCGTGCTCGATCTGTTCTCCCGCAGGATCGTGGGCTGGGCCACGCGTCCAACGCAGCACTCCGATCTGGTGCTGCAGGCGCTGCTAGCGGCGGTGTGGCGACGCAAGCCCGCGCCTGGTTTGCTCTTGCACTCGGATCAAGGCAGTCAGTTCACGAGCGAAGACTGGCAGAGCTTTTTGAAGGCCCACGGCATCGTGTGCAGCATGAGCCGACGCGGTAACTGTCACGACAACGCCGCGATGGAAAGCTTCTTCCAGTTGCTCAAGCGCGAACGGGTTAAGCAACGGATCTACCATACCCATGACAAAGCACGAGGCGATGTGTTCGATTACATCGAGCTGTTCTACAACCCCAAACGACGGCACAGTTCCAACAATGGCCTGTCCCCGATAGAGTTTGAAAGGCGGTACGCACTAAACGGCTGA
- a CDS encoding OmpA family protein produces MRIESLDKLVLEVSQKTGLAGDKVRQLIGVLTAMLFDERTGGFSGFIARFREKGLASMVQSWIGQGVNEALPREQVERVFGNPLIGEIANRLDLTPATTATAIGATLPGLVDGLSENGQEPRGIPESLRHWVAEIADWLGDLGKFGWGAVTAGVAAVGGAVAGGARTLGHAADATTDAAAGAIRKAGGGIGKWLPWLLLGAVLVVAFLLFKGCTKNSVETSASATNTAATAAVSTPSVVPTPVPQGNASVSIENVSGKAVVSGRLHSDAEKAKLLDALKTTFGVGNVQGDLAVDPATPPAGWLDKLIGFLPELKASGAKLSLDGDRINVDTSALPEDQRVALSDKLRGIFSDFEINGLWDKGISALSSLKAGFSAEDLVKALNLAGIHFATGSATITHDSSETLRKAAEAIKATPEGTRIEVGGHTDNTGDAAANMRLSVERANAVTARLAELGVPAVRLVGKGYGQDKPIADNTTESGRAQNRRMEFKVLQ; encoded by the coding sequence ATGCGCATTGAATCCTTAGACAAGCTCGTGCTCGAGGTGTCGCAGAAAACGGGTCTGGCCGGAGATAAGGTTAGGCAGCTCATTGGCGTGTTGACCGCGATGCTGTTCGACGAGCGAACCGGTGGCTTTTCTGGGTTTATCGCGCGGTTTCGTGAAAAAGGGCTGGCAAGCATGGTCCAGTCGTGGATAGGTCAAGGTGTGAACGAGGCGCTGCCGCGCGAACAGGTAGAGCGTGTATTCGGGAATCCCTTGATCGGGGAGATCGCCAATCGACTGGACCTGACACCCGCGACGACTGCGACGGCGATTGGCGCGACCCTGCCGGGCTTGGTGGATGGGCTGAGCGAGAACGGACAGGAGCCACGCGGCATCCCGGAGTCATTGCGGCATTGGGTTGCTGAAATCGCAGACTGGCTCGGCGACTTGGGCAAATTTGGCTGGGGTGCCGTAACGGCGGGTGTCGCCGCAGTGGGCGGCGCGGTCGCTGGCGGAGCCAGAACACTAGGCCATGCGGCCGACGCAACGACGGATGCGGCAGCGGGCGCAATCCGCAAGGCCGGCGGTGGTATCGGCAAGTGGCTGCCTTGGCTGCTGCTTGGTGCAGTTTTGGTTGTGGCCTTCTTGCTATTCAAAGGCTGCACGAAGAATTCGGTCGAGACGTCTGCGTCCGCTACGAACACTGCTGCAACGGCAGCAGTTTCTACGCCGTCCGTGGTGCCCACGCCGGTGCCGCAAGGCAATGCAAGCGTCAGTATCGAGAACGTGTCGGGCAAAGCAGTCGTGAGTGGACGGCTCCATAGCGATGCCGAGAAGGCCAAGTTGCTCGATGCGCTTAAAACGACGTTCGGTGTGGGTAACGTCCAAGGAGACTTGGCGGTAGACCCTGCGACGCCTCCGGCCGGGTGGCTCGACAAGCTCATCGGATTCCTGCCCGAGTTGAAGGCAAGTGGCGCTAAGCTGAGCCTTGATGGAGACAGAATCAACGTCGATACCTCAGCCCTGCCCGAGGATCAGCGGGTCGCGCTGTCGGACAAGCTCCGCGGAATCTTTAGCGACTTCGAGATCAATGGGCTTTGGGACAAGGGCATTTCGGCACTGTCATCACTCAAAGCCGGTTTCAGTGCTGAGGATCTGGTCAAAGCGCTTAACTTGGCTGGCATCCACTTCGCCACAGGTTCGGCGACGATTACGCACGACAGTTCCGAAACCTTGCGCAAGGCTGCGGAAGCCATCAAGGCTACGCCGGAAGGCACCCGCATCGAGGTAGGCGGCCATACCGACAATACCGGGGACGCAGCGGCCAATATGCGATTGTCCGTCGAGCGCGCCAATGCGGTAACGGCGCGTCTGGCTGAGTTGGGTGTTCCCGCGGTGCGTCTGGTCGGAAAGGGCTACGGTCAGGACAAGCCGATCGCAGACAATACTACCGAGTCAGGGCGAGCTCAGAATCGTCGGATGGAATTTAAAGTGCTCCAGTAG
- a CDS encoding GMC family oxidoreductase: protein MPFLTASAIKQTYDVIVVGSGAAGGQSAYTLCMDGAKVLMLEAGRNYTPATETAMFQTPDQAPLRGVDTPEKAFGFYDATVDGGWQVPGEPYINTRRDDAGRFDWWRARMLGGRTNHWGRISLRNGPYDFKPYSRDGLGFDWPIDYADVAPYYDKVEMLIGVYGDNDGLENTPDSPAGVLLPPPKPRVSDLLVQQRAGRLGVPVIAGHRAVLTRRLDADNLPAKLHPGNPEAQRILRESMLRRAACWWATPCGRGCSTGANYQSTTVHLPPALATGRLDIVCNAMVREVVLGANGKADGVRFIDKTSGKEFAASGRVVVLAASACESARILLNSKSTSFPDGLANSSGKVGRYVMDTVGADLTGQVPILENLPLHNEDGADGGHMYTPWWLYKEQLAGKLGFARGYHIEFGGGRRMPGPGTGAKLEWLTGGSYGLKFKQDVRRYYGSFVSFAGRGEMIPNENSYCEIDPLVKDKWGIPVLRFHWQWSEHENRQAAHMQRTFANIITAMGGRVQGKVEADGAKAIAPGGSIIHELGGAIMGADPKTSVTDRWCRTWDVDNLYITDGAVFASNADKNPTLTIMALAWRACDHILARMRRKEL from the coding sequence GTGCCATTCCTGACCGCAAGCGCCATCAAACAAACCTATGATGTGATCGTGGTGGGCTCCGGCGCCGCCGGCGGCCAAAGCGCCTACACGCTGTGCATGGACGGCGCCAAGGTGTTGATGCTCGAAGCCGGGCGCAACTACACGCCGGCGACCGAAACCGCGATGTTCCAGACCCCGGACCAGGCGCCGCTGCGCGGCGTGGACACGCCGGAAAAAGCCTTCGGTTTTTACGATGCCACCGTCGACGGCGGCTGGCAGGTGCCGGGCGAGCCCTACATCAACACGCGACGCGACGATGCCGGCCGGTTCGACTGGTGGCGCGCGCGCATGCTCGGCGGCCGCACCAATCACTGGGGCCGGATTTCGCTGCGCAACGGCCCTTACGACTTCAAGCCCTACAGCCGCGACGGCCTGGGCTTCGACTGGCCGATCGACTACGCCGATGTGGCGCCGTACTACGACAAGGTCGAAATGCTGATCGGCGTGTACGGCGACAACGACGGTCTGGAGAACACACCCGATTCGCCTGCCGGCGTATTGCTGCCGCCGCCCAAGCCCAGGGTCAGCGATCTGCTGGTGCAGCAACGCGCCGGGCGCCTGGGTGTTCCGGTGATCGCCGGGCATCGCGCGGTGCTGACCCGGCGCCTGGATGCGGACAACCTGCCGGCCAAACTGCATCCGGGCAACCCCGAAGCGCAGCGGATCTTGCGCGAGTCCATGCTGCGTCGCGCGGCCTGCTGGTGGGCGACACCTTGCGGCCGCGGTTGCTCGACCGGCGCCAACTACCAGTCGACCACCGTGCATCTGCCGCCGGCGCTGGCGACCGGGCGGCTCGACATCGTCTGCAACGCCATGGTGCGCGAAGTCGTGCTGGGCGCGAACGGCAAGGCCGACGGCGTGCGCTTCATCGACAAGACCAGCGGGAAGGAATTCGCCGCCTCCGGGCGCGTGGTGGTGCTGGCCGCCAGCGCCTGCGAATCGGCGCGGATCCTGCTCAATTCCAAATCCACCTCGTTTCCCGACGGCCTGGCCAATTCCAGCGGCAAGGTAGGGCGTTATGTGATGGATACCGTCGGCGCCGACCTGACCGGGCAGGTTCCGATCCTGGAGAACCTGCCGCTGCACAACGAGGACGGCGCCGACGGCGGCCACATGTACACACCGTGGTGGCTCTACAAGGAGCAACTGGCCGGCAAGCTGGGTTTCGCGCGCGGCTATCACATCGAGTTCGGCGGCGGCCGGCGCATGCCCGGCCCGGGCACCGGCGCCAAGCTCGAATGGCTCACCGGCGGCAGCTACGGCCTGAAGTTCAAGCAGGACGTGCGCCGCTACTACGGCTCTTTCGTCAGCTTCGCCGGCCGCGGCGAAATGATTCCGAACGAAAACTCGTACTGCGAAATCGACCCGCTGGTGAAGGACAAATGGGGTATCCCGGTGCTGCGCTTCCACTGGCAGTGGTCCGAACACGAGAACCGCCAGGCCGCGCACATGCAACGCACCTTCGCCAACATCATCACGGCGATGGGCGGGCGCGTGCAGGGCAAGGTCGAGGCCGACGGCGCCAAGGCCATCGCCCCCGGCGGCTCGATCATCCACGAACTGGGCGGCGCGATCATGGGCGCCGATCCGAAAACTTCCGTCACCGATCGCTGGTGCCGGACCTGGGACGTGGACAATCTCTACATCACCGACGGCGCGGTGTTCGCGTCCAATGCCGACAAGAACCCGACGCTGACCATCATGGCGCTGGCCTGGCGCGCCTGCGACCACATCCTGGCGCGCATGCGCCGCAAGGAGCTCTGA
- a CDS encoding sugar phosphate isomerase/epimerase family protein, producing the protein MMSPNVFAAKPRTGPLNKPIGLQLWTIRDDVAKDLPAALKAVAAIGYGEVEFAGIPKASAADVWAMLRDNGLTAPSMHCGMTDAQKDLPQRIDFAQAIGARYIVVSFPSTADARFKDGNALAAGMTLDDWKWNAEQLNRIGELTRKAGITCGYHNHNMEFRSFDGVVAYEELLRLTDPKLVTMELDIGWVATAGADPLRLLTGHADRISALHIKDVRKDAKTLVDRVDAQTTEIGSGRVDWPKLFAAMDPRRIRHYFVEQENFQRAPLESAKLSFDYLRRLKA; encoded by the coding sequence ATGATGTCCCCGAATGTCTTTGCCGCGAAACCCCGCACAGGGCCGCTCAACAAACCCATCGGGCTGCAGTTGTGGACGATCCGCGACGATGTCGCGAAGGACCTGCCGGCCGCCCTGAAGGCGGTCGCCGCGATCGGATACGGCGAGGTCGAGTTCGCAGGCATACCCAAGGCGTCCGCCGCCGACGTGTGGGCCATGCTTCGGGACAACGGTCTGACCGCTCCCAGCATGCATTGCGGCATGACCGATGCGCAGAAGGATCTGCCGCAACGCATCGACTTCGCGCAGGCCATCGGCGCGCGCTATATCGTGGTCTCGTTTCCCTCGACCGCCGATGCGCGCTTCAAGGACGGCAATGCGCTGGCGGCCGGGATGACGCTGGACGACTGGAAATGGAACGCCGAACAGCTCAACCGCATAGGCGAGCTGACCCGCAAAGCGGGCATCACCTGCGGCTACCACAATCACAACATGGAATTCCGCTCGTTCGATGGCGTGGTGGCTTACGAGGAACTGTTGCGGCTGACCGATCCGAAACTGGTGACGATGGAACTCGACATCGGCTGGGTCGCCACCGCCGGCGCCGATCCGCTGCGGCTGCTCACCGGCCATGCCGATCGTATTTCGGCGCTGCACATCAAGGACGTGCGCAAGGATGCGAAGACGCTGGTCGATCGCGTCGATGCGCAGACCACCGAGATCGGCAGCGGCCGCGTGGACTGGCCGAAGCTGTTCGCCGCCATGGACCCGCGGCGCATCCGCCATTACTTCGTCGAGCAGGAGAATTTCCAACGAGCGCCGCTGGAAAGCGCGAAGCTGAGCTTCGATTATCTGCGCCGCCTGAAAGCCTGA
- a CDS encoding 3-keto-disaccharide hydrolase gives MYIRLLAASLLAWASVASVHAAEPARRDWQSLFDGKTLDGWRASEAPGSFNVSDGEIVVHGPRSHLYYVGEVERHDFRDFELQLEVMTKPGANSGVYFHTARQDEGWPAKGYEVQVNNSHSDPKRTGGLYAVKDNYQAPAKDDVWFTLRIRVEGRRIRTFVDDKPIIDYTQPKRPQRPADMQGRVLSSGTFALQAHDPGSEVRYRNIKLRVLP, from the coding sequence ATGTACATTCGTTTGCTCGCCGCCAGCCTGCTGGCATGGGCCAGTGTCGCAAGCGTCCACGCCGCGGAACCGGCGCGTCGCGACTGGCAGTCGTTGTTCGACGGCAAGACGCTGGACGGCTGGCGCGCCAGCGAGGCGCCGGGTTCGTTCAATGTGAGCGACGGCGAGATCGTGGTGCACGGCCCGCGTTCGCATCTGTATTACGTCGGCGAGGTGGAGCGTCACGATTTCCGCGACTTCGAACTGCAGCTCGAAGTCATGACCAAGCCCGGCGCCAATTCCGGCGTCTACTTCCATACCGCCCGGCAGGACGAAGGCTGGCCGGCCAAAGGCTATGAAGTGCAGGTCAACAACAGCCACAGCGATCCCAAACGCACCGGCGGCCTGTATGCCGTCAAGGACAACTATCAGGCGCCGGCCAAGGACGATGTCTGGTTCACGCTGCGCATCCGCGTGGAGGGCCGCCGCATCCGCACGTTCGTCGACGACAAGCCGATCATCGACTACACGCAACCCAAGCGCCCGCAGCGACCGGCCGACATGCAGGGCAGGGTGCTGTCCTCGGGCACTTTCGCGCTGCAGGCGCACGATCCGGGCAGCGAAGTGCGCTATCGCAACATCAAGCTGCGGGTGTTGCCCTGA
- a CDS encoding OsmC family protein yields MTLELEEGYAFRIRFDDNALAPLLSDETVPLGEARGPNPSRLLLAAIANCLSASLLFALRKYKNVPGTLHAEITATPTRNAEGRWRIPRAFVEIRLAEGGEAHTQLDRILKQFEEFCLVTQSVREGIAVEVTVMDAHGRVLLGDKSVEASA; encoded by the coding sequence GTGACTCTGGAACTGGAAGAGGGGTACGCGTTCCGCATCCGCTTCGACGACAACGCGCTGGCGCCGCTGCTGAGCGACGAAACCGTACCGCTGGGCGAAGCCCGCGGACCCAATCCGTCGCGGTTGCTGTTGGCAGCAATCGCAAACTGCCTGTCGGCCAGCCTGCTGTTCGCATTGCGCAAGTACAAGAACGTGCCCGGAACACTACACGCCGAGATCACTGCGACACCAACGCGCAACGCCGAGGGACGCTGGCGCATTCCGCGGGCTTTCGTCGAGATCCGCCTTGCTGAAGGTGGCGAGGCGCATACGCAGCTGGACCGGATCCTCAAGCAGTTCGAGGAGTTCTGCCTGGTCACCCAGAGCGTGCGCGAAGGCATCGCCGTCGAAGTGACGGTGATGGACGCCCATGGCCGGGTGCTGCTAGGCGACAAGAGCGTTGAAGCCAGCGCGTGA
- a CDS encoding gluconate 2-dehydrogenase subunit 3 family protein, which yields MDRRTSLKWMLSAASALPLLQLAGCSSDLPPPRLPSGVGYGTDPDLLKTYGPGSVWPLTLDERQRRIATALCSLIVPDEPDAPGAVAVGVVDFINEWVSAPYPRQVKDRKLILAGFDWLDEQAEQRFSRSFGESIESQRIAICDDICYLPRARAEFKQAARFFARYRDLTIGGFCTSPQGRQYLGYVGNVPMASFEGPPPEVLKLVGVG from the coding sequence ATGGACCGCCGCACATCGCTGAAGTGGATGTTGAGCGCGGCCAGCGCGCTGCCGCTGTTGCAGCTGGCCGGTTGCAGTTCCGACCTGCCGCCGCCCAGGCTGCCTTCGGGCGTGGGCTACGGCACCGATCCGGATCTGCTCAAGACCTACGGACCCGGTTCGGTCTGGCCGCTGACGTTGGACGAACGCCAACGGCGCATCGCCACCGCGCTGTGCAGCCTGATCGTCCCGGACGAACCCGATGCGCCGGGCGCGGTCGCCGTGGGCGTGGTCGATTTCATCAACGAATGGGTCAGCGCGCCGTATCCGCGACAGGTCAAGGATCGCAAATTGATCCTGGCCGGATTCGACTGGCTGGACGAGCAGGCGGAGCAGCGCTTTTCGCGCAGCTTCGGCGAGTCGATCGAGAGCCAACGCATCGCGATCTGCGACGACATCTGCTATCTGCCCAGGGCACGCGCCGAGTTCAAACAGGCCGCGCGGTTCTTCGCCCGTTATCGCGACCTGACCATCGGCGGATTCTGCACGTCGCCGCAAGGCCGGCAGTACCTGGGCTATGTCGGCAACGTGCCGATGGCCAGTTTCGAAGGCCCGCCGCCGGAAGTGCTCAAACTGGTGGGAGTGGGGTGA
- a CDS encoding gluconate 2-dehydrogenase subunit 3 family protein — MDADLPQQDAGRAGGGSRCDHDSPIDMPNANDVGILAFIDKMLLDVYPKGDQARFVLSSF, encoded by the coding sequence ATGGACGCCGATCTTCCTCAGCAAGACGCAGGCCGCGCTGGTGGCGGAAGTCGCTGTGATCATGATTCCCCCATCGACATGCCGAATGCGAACGATGTCGGGATTCTGGCCTTCATCGACAAGATGTTGCTGGATGTCTATCCGAAGGGTGATCAGGCGCGCTTCGTCCTTTCATCCTTTTGA
- a CDS encoding SapC family protein, whose amino-acid sequence MLIYDRVVPLNRDTHRRLRIRSSQHNVRFAASLNSVPVTTTEFPSAATEYAIVFAKLANGDFLPAVLVGLRNQQNLYVDESARWRRGYVPAFLRQYPFVLAEDHNTGTVTVCVDMAYNGLSDEEGEPLFGDDGTDTESLGRAMGFLQELHGEFKRTAIFVTRLKELDLLEEKVIRFGTGEQPQAELNGVYAVSEEKLMKLDDAHLPELFRTGALGLIYTHLLSMRNLERLSELARQEESEREAMNAFN is encoded by the coding sequence ATGCTGATCTATGACCGCGTCGTCCCGCTCAACCGCGACACCCATCGGCGCCTGCGTATCCGTTCTTCGCAGCACAACGTTCGCTTCGCGGCCAGTCTCAACTCGGTACCGGTGACCACGACCGAGTTCCCCAGCGCGGCCACCGAGTACGCGATCGTCTTCGCCAAGCTGGCCAATGGCGACTTCCTGCCGGCGGTACTGGTGGGCCTGCGCAACCAACAGAACCTGTACGTGGACGAGAGCGCACGCTGGCGCCGCGGCTATGTACCAGCATTCCTGCGCCAATATCCGTTCGTGTTGGCTGAGGACCACAACACCGGCACGGTGACGGTATGCGTGGACATGGCCTACAACGGCCTGTCGGATGAAGAAGGTGAACCGTTGTTCGGCGACGACGGCACCGATACCGAAAGTCTAGGCCGGGCGATGGGTTTCCTGCAGGAACTGCACGGTGAGTTCAAGCGCACCGCGATCTTCGTCACCAGGCTCAAGGAACTTGATCTGCTGGAAGAGAAGGTGATCCGCTTCGGTACCGGCGAACAGCCGCAGGCCGAGTTGAATGGCGTCTACGCGGTGTCGGAAGAAAAGCTGATGAAGCTCGACGACGCGCACCTGCCCGAACTGTTTCGCACCGGCGCACTCGGCCTGATTTACACCCATCTGCTGTCGATGCGCAATTTGGAGAGGCTATCGGAACTGGCGCGGCAGGAAGAAAGCGAGCGCGAAGCGATGAACGCTTTTAACTGA